In Tubulanus polymorphus chromosome 8, tnTubPoly1.2, whole genome shotgun sequence, one genomic interval encodes:
- the LOC141910002 gene encoding FMRFamide receptor-like, giving the protein MYPDSDMSADEAERRSKELLATVRLVVRPIAVFVDICGILGNVVNMTVLTRKWMRSSTNYYLTMLALQDTLYLFLSIVMFFRTFPAVKLNLFFCNLYPVVRCMANYFSNTGTWLTLTFTAERYIAVRHPMKGRVICTTKRAKWIIAAVCSVSFLCTLPDFFEHKCVYGLVDRKTNATIPPKFAATAYRTMLAKIGYFWINTALFTFIPLLLLAVFNSLLIHSVMQANKARKTMICVDVSTCDARRERHQQEQQRITVMLISVVVVFLICQLPSAIMLLMKSSEIIRKQDLTVRQDNDRRIAGNFTNLLIQINAAINFILYSMFSTKFRKTFKRLFCICVHNRANQTDGLFSEIAAAASNQSAPGARPRASVCTQATSLRATNNADASGSSSAAEMRTGKNGYLKIYGRQEDSV; this is encoded by the coding sequence ATGTATCCGGATTCGGACATGAGCGCTGACGAGGCCGAACGGAGGTCCAAAGAACTACTGGCCACTGTCCGGTTAGTCGTGCGTCCGATAGCCGTGTTCGTGGACATTTGCGGAATTCTGGGTAATGTAGTTAACATGACGGTATTGACCCGCAAGTGGATGCGATCTAGTACGAACTATTATCTGACGATGTTAGCTCTACAAGACACTCTCTACCTATTTCTATCTATTGTCATGTTCTTTCGGACTTTCCCTGCCGTGaagttgaatttgtttttctgtAATCTCTACCCGGTCGTTCGTTGCATGGCGAACTATTTCAGCAACACGGGCACCTGGTTAACGTTAACGTTCACCGCGGAGCGATACATAGCGGTGCGTCACCCGATGAAGGGCCGCGTGATCTGCACGACCAAACGGGCGAAGTGGATCATAGCGGCCGTGTGCAGCGTGTCGTTTCTGTGCACGTTGCCGGACTTTTTCGAGCACAAATGCGTCTACGGACTGGTCGACCGAAAAACCAACGCGACCATACCGCCCAAATTCGCCGCTACCGCCTACCGAACGATGCTGGCGAAGATCGGCTATTTTTGGATCAACACGGCCCTGTTCACGTTCATTCCGCTTCTCCTACTGGCCGTGTTCAATTCGCTGCTCATACACTCGGTGATGCAGGCCAACAAAGCGCGTAAGACTATGATATGCGTCGACGTGTCGACGTGCGACGCGCGACGCGAGCGCCACCAACAGGAACAACAGCGAATTACGGTGATGCTCATCAGCGTCGTGGTCGTGTTCTTGATCTGCCAGCTACCGTCTGCGATCATGTTACTCATGAAATCCTCGGAGATTATCAGGAAACAGGACTTGACCGTTCGCCAAGACAACGACCGCCGCATCGCGGGCAACTTTACAAACTTACTCATTCAAATAAACGCCGCCATTAACTTTATCCTGTACAGTATGTTCAGCACGAAATTCCGTAAGACTTTCAAACGTCTGTTCTGCATATGCGTGCATAACCGGGCCAATCAGACGGACGGCCTGTTCTCCGAGATCGCCGCCGCCGCCAGTAACCAATCGGCGCCCGGAGCGCGCCCGCGTGCCAGCGTCTGCAcgcaggcgaccagtctacgCGCTACGAACAACGCCGACGCGTCCGGTTCGTCGTCCGCGGCCGAAATGCGGACCGGTAAAAACGGTTACTTGAAAATCTACGGTCGACAAGAGGACTCGGTGTAA